Part of the Xiphophorus couchianus chromosome 8, X_couchianus-1.0, whole genome shotgun sequence genome is shown below.
GCCGGTTCCCCCGGAGAGCATGGGCAGCGTGAGGACGAGCGACCCGGACTGTCTGACCGGATGGGAGCGTGAAGGTACCAGAACCACAACCGAGGTTCCAGCCGCTGGGATTTTAACAACGTGTTTTCTCGCGATAGCTCAGAAAATCTCTGCAGACTGTTTAGTTATGGTTTTGAGGAGTGAGTGCGCATGCGCCCTAATGATTAATTACTAAGGTAATGACTCTCCTCCAGCTTTGGACCAAGTTTCACCTCAGAACCAgtcaaaacacaaactgcatCATCCAATCAGGTTTGAGAAGGTAGTGTGACGTCAGCATGTGATTCTGCATGTTGTACGCTAGAGGGAGCACTTCAGATTGAAAATGGCGCCTGGAGGAATGCCAGGAACATTCAGGTAGAAAGAAAGATGGCTGATCGGAAGGTTGCTGGTTCAATTCCCAGGATGTTCAGCTGccagttttacatatttacaagaTTCAAAATAAGAACGTTTGTTTTCTGTTAGTTTGATCAGAAATATTCTGGAAACCAAACTGTTGGGCTTAAAAGGTTCTGAGGCATCATCAGACGGATACAAACATTAAACATATGAACATCAGAAATGGTTAAAACGTTGGAAAAAATTCCAGTTCCAGCTAAAAATGTCGACATAATGAATATAAATGATGAAACTGCCCTTTCTGATCAGGATTCCTGCAGATCTCCAGGAGTCGGGTCGCGGTTCTGCTCCTGGCCGGAGGTCAGGGGACTCGGCTCGGGGTCCGATACCCCAAAGGGATGTTCGACGTCGGGCTGCCGAGCGGGAAGACGCTGTACCAGATCCAAGCCGAGCGGATCCTGAAGATCCAGCAGCTGGCAGAGAGCCGACTGGGGTCCAAATGCACCGTTCCCTGGTGAGAGCAGAACCGGCGGCAAGATTTGGGCCAACAGGGAGGAGAACTTTACCCTCCGCTGGAGGAGGAACCATCTGAGCACAAGAAACCTTCAACCACCTGCTACAGGcggaaaatgaataaatatacacctaaaaactctgaaaatttgagattatctaagaaatgttctaaaataaaataaaaaactcgaTGAGATTTCTGggcttcaaaagaaaaactcagaaattttactttgaaatctTCTGAGCTCATAAAGTCAaagatttttgacattttctgagtttcaaaagttgccAATTTTAGGCCTTGGAGCtcagattaaatttaaaaacatttccagaaacTCCAACAACCTGCGTGGCAGATTTATTCTGGTGTATAAGAGATCATCACCGATTGGCCGGCTGCCCTCATGCGTTCTTTCGAGCATTTTGATTGGCTGAGGAACCAGAACCGTCTCGGACACTAACCCCTCCCTGATGTGGCTGTTTTGGAGTCGGTCGGTTTTGATTAAAGCTCAGAccgtctcctcctcttcctcctgttcctcttcctcacctgtCCAGGTACATCATGACCAGTGAGTTCACCCTGAAGCCGACCCAGACCTTCTTCCAGGAAAACGCTCACTTCGGCCTGCGGCCCTCCAACGTCGTCATGTTCGAGCAGCGCATGATCCCAGCCGTGACCTTTGACGGGAAGGTCATCCTGGAGGGCAAAGGGAAGATCGCCATGGCGCCAGGTGGGTCTGGTCAGAAAACGCAGCAGATCCATGATgaccacagactgtttgtgccgctgccatcaggcaagcggtacaggaatatacggactacaacaaatagactgagaaacagtttcttccccacagccgtcagagccattactccctgccgcccccccctcccacacatatcataacctcgcagtcacacatacatatcccccacccccacacagccatattgttctgcactttgcactgtcacatcatctgtactttgccataattggacctgctgctacttctttggtgtggttgagtgcctttagttaatttagttgtatatattgttattattattattgtgtgtttgtttatttttattgtatatatttgaccttttgccgggagctgcaatggaaatttcgttgaattctgttcaatgacaataaatgctatctaatcTAACCCTTGGTGACCTCTGTGACGGCCGTCTGCTCCCTGTCAGACGGTAACGGCGGTCTGTACCAGGCGCTGGAGGACAACGGCGTCCTGGAGGACATGGAGCGCAGAGGAGTGGAGTTCGTCCACGTCTACTGTGTGGACAACATCCTGGTCAAGATGGCCGACCCGCTGTTCGTTGGCTTCTGTGTGGCGAAAGGAGCCGACTGCGGCGCCAAGGTTGGGACGTTTCCTTCGGTTCGCTCAGAACGACGCTCCGAAGGTTCAGGTCTCATCCAGAACACAGAcaagtttaaaagtttcatttctGTGTCAAATTTGAATTGATGTAAATCGATTGGATCCCATCTTCCAGTGGAAAAACCAGAAATCTGTAGGGTCAAAGTTTGTTCCTGGAATTTATCGGTTTAAGTTCCAGGTTTCCTTTTGGATGAATTCACCTGGAAACTTCAgataaatgtaacaaatcagAGCCAGAGGAGGATGTTgagttgacctctgacctgcagcaaGAAAACATCAGATCAGATAAATCAGACCCTGACATCCTGTCCAGATCTCAGCTGGAAGTAAATTTCACTGATTTCAGTGGAGagctcatttttaaacattcagtttatttatgcagCTCAGATTCACAACAACATTCTGAAAGCAGAAAACGTTTCATCAGCGCCGTGCGAATCAACATGGCTGAATTTAGCTCAGTAGcattagcttgttagcttgttagCTGCTGCTCGCTCTGAGTCCAGACCGCTCCGTTGCTCCACCAGGTGGTGGAGAAGGCCCACCCAGCCGAGCCGGTGGGCGTGGTCTGCAGGGTGGGCGGAGTCCCTCAGGTGGTGGAGTACAGCGAGATCCGACCCGAAACGGCCCGGCTCCGAGGATCAGCCGGAGAACTGGTCTACAGCGCCGGAAACATCTGCAACCACTTCTTCACCAGGAGCTTCCTGCAGGACGTGGTCGAGTGAGAAACCCGCCAGGACGGAGTACCGTCACATTAACCTGGAATGTCTGCTGACCTCTGCTGACCTCTGCTGACCTTGGCTCTTCCAGGACGTTTAAGGACCAGCTGAAGCCTCACGTTGCTCTGAAGAAAGTCCCGTTCGTGGACTCCTGTGGGAATCAGGTGAAACCGACCGAACCCAACGGGATCAAGATggagaagtttgtttttgacgTGTTTCCGTTCTCCAGGTACGGATAATCCGGCGTGTTTCCAGGCTGCTGGTAATCTGGATTACCCAGCTGGTTTCTCTGCAGGAGTTTGGTGGTGCTGGAGGTCCAGAGGGAGGACGAGTTCTCCCCTCTGAAGAACGCAGACGGAGCGCCATCCGACACGCCCAGCGCGGCCAGGAACGCCCTGCTGGCCCAGCACTGCCGCTGGGCAGCGGCCGCTGGCGCCGCCCTGCTGGATGAACAGGGGAACGGCATCCAGATGCTgcccaggtcagaggtcactgacCCTACGCTCACATGAaggttcagtttgtgtttgtagtaGATATTGAATTCCTGTCGTCCTCAGTTCATCAGCAGAGAATCATCCGGCGCTGAAATGTGAGATTTCTCCTCTGGTGTCGTATTTTGGAGAGGTGAGGAGCAGAACCACgtcgggttctggttctgaacctGGTTCTGGTTATTAATAACTAATAATCAGAACTCCTCCTGCTCCCAGGGCCTGGAGCTGCTGAAGGGGAAAACCATCAGAACGCCGTTCATCCTGgatggagcagcagctgcagagctgcaggcctgatcggatcagaaccacagaGACACCGGGCCTGGAGAACCAGTCAACCAATCAGGGATCAACTGAAAACTTTATGTAAACTGTTTTTAtaccaacaaataaaaagatgattCAAACTGTTTAATTTTATCGTACTGACTCAGAAACCCAAACGCTGAGTTCAAGTCACAGACCTGTAAAGCACGGTGGTGCAGGCATGATGGTGTGGGGATGTTTCTAATactctgaaacaggaagtcatgttGCTACAATGA
Proteins encoded:
- the uap1l1 gene encoding UDP-N-acetylhexosamine pyrophosphorylase-like protein 1; the protein is MPSLQQIRTALDGSGQAHVLRFWPELGSEQQEEFLRELAQLDLPRLEEHCRAAAEAAAAASCAPDRDLEPNLEPVPPESMGSVRTSDPDCLTGWEREGFLQISRSRVAVLLLAGGQGTRLGVRYPKGMFDVGLPSGKTLYQIQAERILKIQQLAESRLGSKCTVPWYIMTSEFTLKPTQTFFQENAHFGLRPSNVVMFEQRMIPAVTFDGKVILEGKGKIAMAPDGNGGLYQALEDNGVLEDMERRGVEFVHVYCVDNILVKMADPLFVGFCVAKGADCGAKVVEKAHPAEPVGVVCRVGGVPQVVEYSEIRPETARLRGSAGELVYSAGNICNHFFTRSFLQDVVETFKDQLKPHVALKKVPFVDSCGNQVKPTEPNGIKMEKFVFDVFPFSRSLVVLEVQREDEFSPLKNADGAPSDTPSAARNALLAQHCRWAAAAGAALLDEQGNGIQMLPSSSAENHPALKCEISPLVSYFGEGLELLKGKTIRTPFILDGAAAAELQA